In Simplicispira sp. 125, one DNA window encodes the following:
- a CDS encoding histone deacetylase family protein translates to MGKTGYFSHRDCWKHEMGPGHPECPGRLDAIEDRLLVTGVIDALERYEAPEAALADIELAHGRLHIAAMRGLTDWLREEVEAGGPAYTQVDPDTSMNVHTWAAALRSAGAALAATDAVMAGELENAFCAVRPPGHHAMRDKAMGFCFFNNVAVAAKYALQRYNLQRVAVVDFDVHHGNGTEDILAGDDRALMVGFFQHPFYPFSGDQAPAANMLNVPVAAYTRGMDIRELIEMMWIPRLEAFKPEMIFISAGFDAHRDDDMGQLGLTEQDYTWITQRIKDVARRFSNGRIVSCLEGGYVMNALARSVEAHVRVLADL, encoded by the coding sequence ATGGGCAAGACAGGTTATTTTTCCCACCGCGACTGCTGGAAACATGAAATGGGCCCAGGCCATCCCGAGTGTCCGGGGCGACTCGATGCGATCGAAGACCGTCTGTTGGTGACCGGTGTTATCGACGCCCTGGAGCGCTACGAGGCGCCTGAGGCGGCGTTGGCCGACATCGAACTGGCCCATGGCCGTCTGCACATCGCGGCCATGCGCGGCCTGACCGACTGGCTGCGCGAAGAAGTGGAGGCCGGCGGCCCGGCTTATACGCAGGTGGATCCCGATACCTCCATGAATGTGCACACCTGGGCCGCAGCGCTGCGCTCGGCCGGGGCTGCGCTGGCTGCCACCGATGCGGTCATGGCCGGTGAGCTGGAAAACGCCTTCTGCGCGGTGCGCCCACCAGGCCACCATGCCATGCGCGACAAGGCCATGGGTTTTTGTTTCTTCAACAACGTGGCAGTGGCTGCCAAGTACGCGCTGCAGCGCTACAACCTGCAGCGTGTGGCGGTGGTGGATTTCGACGTGCACCACGGCAACGGCACGGAGGATATCCTGGCAGGTGACGATCGTGCGCTCATGGTCGGCTTCTTTCAGCACCCGTTTTACCCTTTCAGCGGTGACCAGGCCCCTGCCGCCAACATGCTCAACGTGCCGGTGGCAGCCTACACACGCGGGATGGATATCCGCGAACTGATCGAGATGATGTGGATTCCGCGCCTGGAGGCGTTCAAGCCCGAGATGATCTTCATCAGCGCCGGTTTTGATGCGCACCGCGATGACGACATGGGTCAGCTGGGCTTGACTGAGCAGGACTACACCTGGATCACGCAGCGCATCAAGGACGTGGCGCGCCGTTTCTCCAATGGGCGCATCGTCTCCTGTCTGGAAGGCGGCTATGTGATGAATGCTCTGGCGCGCAGCGTGGAAGCCCATGTGCGCGTGCTGGCGGATTTATAG